AAAGCACAAAAAGTTAAATAGAAAAATCATGCTGCACCAGGGTGAAAGACTTGTTCCACAGCTGCTTCATGATGAAACAagatattttgtaacaaacacATTCCCCAAGATGCACCCCAGAAATGTATGCCAGTACTGACAAATTTATGGTTACTTCAGGCAGAGACATGAACCACTGTGTCTTATGCTATTACATGGGTACAGGAATGCTCCACAGAATGTTACTTGGTAGTAAATCTAGGACAAGTGTGCATTGTCCAATAATGGATGTGACGAACtgttccaaaaataaaaataaaactaaaagcTCATCATAAGGCCTAGTTTGAAATTGCTGTTCTATGCAAATTAATTCATTATTACACCATATACATTTCATGCTGCCAGGAAAGTTTGCCTGAacataatgttaaattttagACGTTAGAAAATTGTGATGCCACATACTGTAAAGAAATAAAGGACATAGATGGTAACAAATTTGACTTTGTGCAAGATAATGTAGTTTTAAGCAGCCAGAGCCTGGGTGACACGCCCATTCCCAACAGGTCCCTCGACAACGCACTCTATGGAGGCAAAAGGATGATCAGACTTCATCAGGTGACTCTGCAATTTAGACACAAACATTAACTGTTACCGAATGTGTTTATATGAATCAACATTTGAAATTTCATTATCAGGTTTGCTATAAAGAAACACCAAAAGAAGGagtaaaacactgatttgacaCACATGCTTTTACTTGTatgacaccatatatatatatatatatatatatatatatatatatatatatatatattcagcaaATCATTATTTTATAACCATATGAACTTGTAAAAGGTGGAAATATGTAATCTTATGCTTTCAAGCCCATTCAAAAATATGTAGTATTAATGCCTATATATTTTCATACTATAAATACAaggaaaaaaagttattttgttaTGCGAGGATTAGAGGTTTAACTTACATGAGCATAGGATAAGGCATTTCTCCGCTCATCCCTTGAAGCCTCTTTTCCCACCCAGACAAAGACGTGATTAACCAGATCAAGTACAAAAACATCCTGAATCAAACAAAAAGCCAAACCTTAAAATTAACTTTGATACTCTTGGGCTGcactgaaatataaaaatattaaatataatatatagaacatgatataaatgtttgtGGAACTTTCATATCCAATTTTTCTTCCACTTAACAAAATAAGATGAAAGAACGTTTTTTTACATTTGAGAAAACATAACACTGATACAGACAGCCACAAAATCAGGAAATCACACTACCTTGCTGTCAAAATCTGACAGAGAAATGGGCCCTTCCTTTACTTCATCCATGTCCATACTGCCATCCTCATCGGATACCCtaataatttgtaaaaaaatcCACAAAGCAGTGCTGGTTAGTGAGTGCAAGATTTTGTATTCCTTGGacaagaaatttaaaaatcagtatttatGTCTATTATAAGAACATATCATTAGTGTGGACACATTCAGCTTTATGAAAAGAGGCAACTTTACATAATGCTAATGTAGCATAAGCCAACAGTGTCATGTAATATCTAAAGAAATAACAATGGGGAAATCCATGTATAATTTGAGAACGAAGACATCTGAATAATTATATGCTACATAAAAAGGATTTGTACAGCTTGGCTTTAAATCTCTGAATCTACACCTACTTGTAAAGTTTAGGTGGTCCCTGAGCAGgggtttttgtcttttttggcCCTTTTCCCTCAGAAAGACTACTGAAGAATTCATGCTGTCAAAATCCAAAAAGAAGACTCCATgaaagttttgtcatttttgtacatacaaatgctaaatgtaacaaatatgaAGCGGTTTCAGTCTCCAACGTTCTAAAATCATAaatgaaaggctaaacagttcACTAAGTAGATAATTGTCATGGTAAACTGGACAATCCTCCTAGGTCTTAAGTGACTGTTCCgctttcattaaaattttaatcgCTGTTATTAATTATtcttataattattattataattaaacaAGTTCCACACTTCtttcaaaaatgaaacttttatgATGCTTTCTGGCTCATATTGATAATAGGCTTTATTATTACAGTGAAAGTTTCTTATAAAACTTCACTTTATGAAAACCGAGAGTTAGTGTTGATATTAAAGGAGAGGGTTGTAATTACAGATTTAGGGGTGGAATCTCCCTCCAATATTTCAGTTGAAGGTTTACCACCTCTTTCAGACTTCAGCTTCTGCAGATATTGCATAGCCTGTGGAAATAAAATAACCTTCAGTCACGTTTGCAAGTCTTTGGTAGTCAATAAATTTCATGGACGACTTACACACAAATCTAATACTATCACAgcattatatatttaaacactCACGATCATCCAAGTATGCAAGCCAAATTCAAACCTTTACCTTGAACTTCTCATCTTTGTTGGCCTTCTCTCCATTGTACTGGAAAATTCTCAGCCCCAAATCCAGAATAAACACATCACATTCGTTAATGTTTTCCTTCTTTGTCCCTATCTGTAAGAAGAGGTACAAAACGTTGCATGAAGCAAATACACAAGTACaaccaagggaggtaattcaatATACCCAGTTACCACACACATGAATCCAGAGTTAAAAATTTAGGTACAATTACCTCTTTCACCACAACACTTTTTCTCTCTCCCACAACATGAAAAAGACGAGGCTTGTATTCCTCTGGCTGCACTTGGCGGAACCCAGTTTCAGCACCACCCCTCATAAGTCTGAAACAATTTAAGTTGGAACCATCTTGTTTCATCAGTCAAAAGATGATGACTAAATTGAACAATGGAGTAAGCAAAATATCACTTAATGGTTTAGATTACGGTTTTCCATATGGATAGACTTTAAGTTAATAAGAGTCTTGTTCCAACAGAGCAGCATTTCAAAAGAAAATCTGCCTACTCAGGGCTCCAAGAAGATGATTTTTGCCGACTAGTTTAGTGCCAAAGCCTACTGTGGAAAATGTTATGACAACTGATGACTTCAGTTTAGAACTAAGCTCTACAGTCAGACAGTGTGGCTGATGTctaacttaatttatttatttacctgaatTGTGTTTAATACCATTCACAAGAACATATCACTTTTACAGCACCTGACTATTTCTCAGGTGGAGAACTCAGACTTCAGTGAAAAACTAAAAAACTTTTCCACACTATGTACCAGTATCTAAttacattggtgaaaggcaagaGATTTCTAACAAAAATCTTAAAGACCATGAATGCTTTCACCTGCTTACACCATTGCCACCATGGCCTCCCAAGAAATAATAGACATGAGAATATGAGACACAATCTATCTGATGCTTATAAACATTTACTCACTCTAGGCTGGGAAAGTAACTTTTAAAGAGTTGAGACTCATGCCCTTGCACCTCCCTGTGCTGTATTGGCTTGTCATCCAGGAAAGTGTCCAGTTCTACAGTCTTGTAAGCTGCTGTGCCATACTCATCCTGAAAGTCAATATTTTAAGGAATTATGAACATGTAGGTATACAAATGATTAAAAAACTTTTAACTTCTTGATTGCAAAACCCTAACCTTTAAAATCAACCCTgatgtttttatctttttaggGTTTATGACAACAGATAAAAAATCTATATCTTACAGTAATGTAGGCTATTTCTGATCTATTCAACTGCaacttggagaaaaaaaatatctgatatgTTTACAGCAAATTATGGTGCATAAATTTACATTCACCTGAGAACTGTATTTTCCAATCCAAAAGTGAACATCATACAGCAACTCATCTGAACCATCTGCCTTGTAGGTCTGTGATAAAAAAGAAGTTTTCCAGAGGCATTGATAATGACcttataaacagaaaaatattttacaggatGGGAGGTTTACTGACATCAACAGCATATAGCTCTAAAATGGTAAgactgtacactacatgtaaacatatgaaAGAGGCTATTTCAGCCTCTTACTTGCTCatcaaatcatttttttcttcttctatcTACCAAGAGTGGCTTAAATTGTTGAccttcagaaaatatcagacttgtgcctgtactatttatagtccTAAAATTAttctaaagttttaaaatgttaaatgataACACCTTCACAAATGACTTGTGTTTGACCAGTTTTGTgccaaaaaaaatgttcaagaaaCTAAGAATggtttacctttttttttttcagtataatcAACCGTTTCTGGAAATCTGAAATTATACTCACATTAAGGACAATATAGGAATCCCCCGAATAGAATTTCCCATAATCTTCCTTGGGCCATTCTGTGACTTTGAATTTCTGTAAGAAAAAGAAGTTGCAATAAAATATCTCCTGGTCCCATGAGCCATCAAAATGTTTCCACCAACTGTCAATAATAGCCACATCCAGCATGACTGGAGGACTATTCACATGCTACGTGAAACTACAAGAACACCCATTTACTGACTATTATATACCTTAGAAATAAAAGAATAGTTATGTCATTTCTCTGTATGACTATATGCCATTACATTTCATAATTCACAATCACATTTTACTTGCATAAAACCAGCCATTAAGGGTAGATAAAACCAGGAAGCTACCACTCTTTACTAAGAAGGCAAACAAACTTCTCAAAGATAACCCATATCCTGGCCACAGCAAGTGTTAAGTTTAAATCTCAACCTCTCTGGCAAAAAGCAAACCTTTCGCACAAATGACTGCTTTATATTACAAAGAAAAGCAACGTATGACTATTTCACTTTCTAAACAACACTTTTTATCTAACATGAAATAGGGCCTACTCTTTTGACTCTCTATTCACTTTACATTTAACACGTGCTCACAGATCAACATGTATGGTGCAAGTGCAGAAAGACTGCATATAAGCCCTTCTGACCACCATTTACAAAAGAGATCCTTTACTTAGGTCAGGGGTTAGGAGCGTGATATGCCTGTTGCTTTAACAGGAATACCTGTGTTTAAAAGGACATCTCAAACCGCCTTTGCACGTTTTTGGCTCGATCACCATGTGGGTTTCTACCAAGATATTATCTGTATATGTAGATCTGACATTAATCCTCCTGTCTTATTATAGATATGATGAAAGAATCCATCTCTAAAGCTGGTGTCATCAGGCTAATCAAATTTGTATCCAAACTTCTGTGACAATATAAACAGCAATCATCTCTGATGAATGGTCAATCAATAAACCCCACTTTAGAACCACTCCTCCATCCCGTTATCATAGTTATTGGTGGAAAGTTATTGGCTTTAAACTGcatcttgaaaatgaattttttcacAAGGTTTCTTTTCTGCAACTTCCCTCGGGTTTCTTCTTTGAAAGCACTAAAACCAGAGTTATTAAGAGAAAAACTATCATTATCTCTGAATGAAAGCTCCAGTACTTGTAAAACTGATAAGCGTAAAAAATGTGGAGTTTCAAAACAAGCAAGGCTTATATCAGTagttctataaaaaaaatgcatgcatatattaaTACACTTGGAGTTTAAAAATAACAACCTCAGGGAGAAACAAACCAGAAAGTTTCTTGTAGTTAACGCCTTACACAAACAATACTGTATTTAGATGGCAAAATTAACCCACAACAACCAGACATATCTCACAGACCTGTCAACTTGAAATGCACTTGCTTTGGAAGGAGACTGACTTGTGTTCAGATCTGGTCTTCCTAAGGTGACTGTACTAATATCAGAGAATGTATCCTGTTATTGGTACAAGCTTGTACGAGCCAGGGTATTGTTTCAAGACTGGTATGAGCTTGGTCTGGTTTAAGGATCAACTTTCAAAATCTACATCCTTTATAACTGGGGCATATTGAaaccacagtacatgtatatacactatttCTTGCCCCAGCGCAGAAAGGCAGACTAAACACTTTCTTGGTTTGTACAGCTACTGGAGAGTATAAAAGTAAACTTGCAAACTACTGTAAAGCATTTAAATATGTCAGTGGTGGACTCCTGTAGTCCACTTGACTTTATGGATTAAATTGTTCAGCCTCCACCacaaggccttaaaatgacaacCAATTAAGGTCTCCTTGCAAAAATATGAATGCCTGCTCCAGCCTACAGCCTGCATGGCCACCACATATGGGCTATGTGCT
Above is a window of Liolophura sinensis isolate JHLJ2023 chromosome 7, CUHK_Ljap_v2, whole genome shotgun sequence DNA encoding:
- the LOC135469779 gene encoding gelsolin-like protein 1, translating into MMKPKKYDWKDSNLALFGSDTERKVKKESAQSEPAWEGAGGSVGLKIWRIVKFKVTEWPKEDYGKFYSGDSYIVLNTYKADGSDELLYDVHFWIGKYSSQDEYGTAAYKTVELDTFLDDKPIQHREVQGHESQLFKSYFPSLELMRGGAETGFRQVQPEEYKPRLFHVVGERKSVVVKEIGTKKENINECDVFILDLGLRIFQYNGEKANKDEKFKAMQYLQKLKSERGGKPSTEILEGDSTPKSHEFFSSLSEGKGPKKTKTPAQGPPKLYKVSDEDGSMDMDEVKEGPISLSDFDSKDVFVLDLVNHVFVWVGKEASRDERRNALSYAHSHLMKSDHPFASIECVVEGPVGNGRVTQALAA